A single Fundulus heteroclitus isolate FHET01 chromosome 4, MU-UCD_Fhet_4.1, whole genome shotgun sequence DNA region contains:
- the foxf1 gene encoding forkhead box protein F1 — MTAEVQQPPAQPPAQSSPMSAPEKPHGQTVVMETGSSATKAKKTNAGIRRPEKPPYSYIALIVMAIQSSPTKRLTLSEIYQFLQSRFPFFRGSYQGWKNSVRHNLSLNECFIKLPKGLGRPGKGHYWTIDPASEFMFEEGSFRRRPRGFRRKCQALKPMYSMMNGLGFNHIPEAYNYQGSGGGLSCPPNSLSLDSGIGMMNGHLAGNMDGMGLSGHSMSHLSTNSGHSYMGSCTGSTGSDYAHHDNSASPLLTSGGVMEPHPVYSSSASAWASAPPASLNNGASYIKQQPLSPCNPGANSLQPSLPTHSLDQSYLHQNGHSTTDLQGIPRYHSQSPSMCDRKEFVFSFNAMTSSAMHSPGNSSYYHHQQVSYQDIKPCVM, encoded by the exons ATGACGGCAGAGGTCCAGCAGCCCCCAGCGCAGCCTCCTGCCCAGAGCAGCCCCATGTCCGCGCCGGAGAAGCCGCACGGACAGACGGTGGTGATGGAAACCGGCTCTTCCGCCACGAAAGCCAAGAAGACAAACGCGGGGATCCGGCGACCAGAGAAGCCCCCGTACTCGTACATAGCGCTGATAGTCATGGCCATCCAGAGCTCTCCCACCAAGCGGCTGACGCTCAGCGAGATCTACCAGTTCCTCCAGAGCCGCTTCCCGTTCTTCAGGGGCTCCTACCAGGGATGGAAGAACTCCGTGCGCCACAACTTGTCCCTGAACGAGTGCTTCATTAAGCTGCCCAAGGGCCTCGGCCGACCGGGGAAGGGCCACTATTGGACTATCGACCCGGCCAGCGAGTTCATGTTCGAGGAGGGCTCCTTCAGAAGGAGACCCAGGGGTTTCAGGCGCAAATGCCAGGCGCTGAAGCCCATGTACAGCATGATGAACGGTCTGGGATTCAACCACATTCCCGAGGCGTACAACTACCAGGGGAGCGGCGGCGGCCTGTCGTGCCCGCCCAACAGCCTGTCCCTGGACAGCGGGATCGGGATGATGAATGGACACCTGGCAGGTAACATGGACGGGATGGGTCTCTCCGGCCACTCCATGTCGCACTTGTCTACCAACAGTGGACATTCCTACATGGGAAGTTGCACGGGGTCCACTGGAAGCGATTACGCGCACCACGACAATTCCGCCTCCCCGCTGCTGACCAGCGGGGGAGTCATGGAGCCTCACCCCGTCTACTCGAGCTCGGCTTCGGCGTGGGCCTCGGCTCCGCCGGCCTCGCTGAACAACGGGGCGTCGTACATCAAGCAGCAGCCGCTGTCTCCGTGCAACCCGGGGGCCAACAGCCTGCAGCCGAGCTTGCCCACGCACTCGCTGGACCAGTCGTACCTGCACCAGAACGGACACAGCACCACAGACTTACAAG GTATTCCTCGGTACCATTCCCAGTCTCCCAGCATGTGCGACCGAAAGGAGTTCGTGTTCTCCTTCAACGCCATGACCTCCTCCGCCATGCACTCGCCGGGAAACAGCTCCTActaccaccaccagcaggtcTCCTACCAGGACATCAAGCCGTGCGTGATGTGA